In Eriocheir sinensis breed Jianghai 21 chromosome 30, ASM2467909v1, whole genome shotgun sequence, the following are encoded in one genomic region:
- the LOC127005699 gene encoding importin subunit alpha-3-like yields the protein MAFRQPTHIILTPAGQNKIHKKKKKTTISPKPEHNNLKSIQKRRERLEAMLQSRKLPPLTLPAAPPAAASRKGGGVGSGGSNSSSSSRRSSRLSLSPHWAERERRRGVDRRPTPTPNAGGMKLLERRRSRGVDRLPNIGRREDFAGGGGGGGGGGGGGGEVTEERLKEVRQEMTHEIQILMEQQMMKMQQLLEQQKAQQERKRDRQGERELSKMQREAERAAAARDAGEDAMKEEDETMKDEKEEESEKEDQIEEIEEEEKKEREEKEKKEEEDDLKVGMEDKIEEEEEEEEEEEEEDITEEVEELVAGLRSGNQKRQLRSSERVRELLSAPHPPTRQLIQAGVLALLVSCMERGESPQLQEAAAWVITNITSGRSEHTQAVVEAGAVGVLVRVLASGGAGVREQAVWALGNIVGDGPASRDEVLRHGVVTPLVSCLHLNVTTSLRRQVCWVLTNLLRVRGSARLSDQQRAECAEAFLLLTTSLDPEVQADALWGAAYLADLGPEGVDAVVEAGLVREMVQRLYSDETRVAAAALRATGSVAAGNNDQTEALVQAGGVPIYRDLLAHPSRGLAREAAWILSNVTAGTPSQIQAVMDGQAVAALIQAAEEEDVELRKEATWALANIASGCTEEQAARLAGGGLLPCMARLLQGDEAGMLLVALDAINNLLKKTLERRRLTQAVEASGGVDRLRVLQHHQDGQVARMSSFILKTYFDEDQ from the exons ATGGCGTTCCGTCAGCCCACGCACATCATCCTCACGCCGGCGGGCCAGAACAAGatccacaagaagaagaagaagaccacgaTATCGCCCAAGCCGGAGCACAACAAC ctCAAGTCCATACAAAAACGCCGTGAGCGCCTGGAGGCCATGCTGCAGAGTCGCAAGCTGCCCCCCCTCACGCTGCCCGCCGCCCCCCCCGCAGCCGCCAGCAggaaggggggcggggtgggCAGCGGGgggagcaacagcagcagtagcagcaggaggagcagccgcctctctctctcccctcactgggcggagagggagaggcgaAGAGGCGTGGACAGACGACCCACGCCGACCCCGAATGCTGGAGGGATGAAGCtgttggagaggaggag atctcgAGGAGTTGACAGACTACCAAACATAGGAAGACGGGAAGACTtcgcaggaggagggggaggaggaggaggaggaggaggaggaggaggagaggtgacggAGGAGCGGCTGAAGGAGGTGCGGCAGGAGATGACCCACGAGATCCAAATCCTGATGGAGCAGCAGATGATGAAGATGCAGCAGTTATTGGAGCAGCAGAAGGCGCAGCAGGAGCGGAAGAGGGACAGGCAGGGCGAGCGGGAGCTGTCCAAGATGCAAAGGGAggcggag AGGGCAGCAGCGGCACGCGACGCGGGCGAGGAcgcgatgaaggaggaggacgagacgatgaag gacgaaaaggaggaagaaagcgaaaaggaagatcaaatagaagaaatagaagaagaagaaaagaaggagagagaagagaaggagaagaaagaggaagaggacgatttGAAGGTGGGAATGGAAgataagatagaagaggaggaggaagaggaagaggaagaggaggaggaggatatcacggaggaggtggaggagttggtGGCGGGTCTAAGAAGTGGAAACCAGAAGAGGCAGTTGAG GAGCTCCGAGCGTGTGAGGGAGCTGCTGTCCGCCCCGCACCCCCCCACGAGACAGCTGATTCAGGCGGGGGTGCTGGCGCTGCTGGTGTCCTGCATGGAGcggggggagag cCCGCAGCTTCAGGAGGCCGCCGCGTGggtcatcaccaacatcacttcAGGGAGGAGTGAACACACGCAggcggtggtgg AGGCCGGAGCCGTGGGCGTGCTGGTGCGGGTGCTGGCGTCGGGCGGGGCGGGGGTGCGCGAGCAGGCGGTGTGGGCGCTGGGCAACATCGTGGGCGACGGCCCGGCCAGCAGGGACGAGGTGCTGCGGCACGGGGTGGTGACGCCGCTGGTCAGCTGCCTGCACCTCAACGTGacg ACGTCGCTGCGGCGGCAGGTGTGCTGGGTGCTGACCAACCTGCTGCGGGTGCGCGGCTCTGCCAGGCTCAGCGATCAGCAGCGGGCCGAGTGTGCCGAGGCCTTCCTGCTGCTGACCACCTCGCTGGACCCCGAGGTGCAAG ccGACGCGCTCTGGGGCGCGGCGTACCTGGCTGACCTGGGCCCCGAGGGCGTGGACGCCGTGGTGGAGGCGGGGCTGGTGAGGGAGATGGTGCAGCGCCTCTACTCCGACGAGAcgcgggtggcggcggcggcgctgcGGGCCACGGGCAGCGTGGCGGCGGGGAACAACGACCAGACGGAGGCGCTGGTGCAGGCCGGCGGGGTGCCCATCTACCGCGACCTGCTGGCCCACCCCAGCCGCGGCCTGGCGAGGGAGGCGGCCTGGATCCTGTCCAACGTGACGGCCGGCACGCCGAGCCAGATCCAAGCAGTCATGGACGGCCAGGCGGTGGCGGCGCTCATCCAGGCCGccgaggag GAGGACGTTGAGCTGCGCAAGGAGGCGACGTGGGCGCTGGCGAACATTGCGTCTGGGTGCACGGAGGAGCAGGCGGCGCGGCTGGCGGGCGGCGGCCTGCTGCCCTGCATGGCGCGCCTGCTGCAGGGCGACGAGGCGGGCATGCTGCTGGTGGCCCTGGACGCCATCAACAACCTGCTCAAG aaGACCTTGGAGCGTCGTCGGCTGACCCAGGCGGTGGAGGCGTCGGGCGGCGTGGATCGGCTGCGCGTCCTCCAGCACCACCAGGACGGCCAGGTCGCCAGGATGTCCTCCTTCATACTCAAGACCTACTTCGACGAGGACCAGTAG